A region from the Geotoga petraea genome encodes:
- a CDS encoding sugar 3,4-ketoisomerase → MNKIIKIKTFGNRSKGFLSFFESNKDIPFEIKRIYYIYNVPVNTKRGMHAHKELNQVLWCPYGEIEVILDNGKEKKSYLLDSPEKALLVGKGIWHDMYWKKENSVLCVAASEYYNEEDYIRDYEDFLRYVKEGYWNDENKLY, encoded by the coding sequence ATGAATAAAATTATAAAAATCAAAACTTTTGGTAATAGAAGCAAAGGCTTCTTATCTTTTTTTGAATCAAACAAAGATATTCCGTTTGAAATAAAAAGAATATATTATATTTACAATGTTCCAGTGAATACAAAAAGAGGAATGCATGCACACAAAGAACTTAATCAAGTTCTTTGGTGTCCTTATGGTGAGATAGAAGTTATATTAGATAACGGAAAAGAGAAAAAATCTTATTTATTAGATTCACCAGAAAAAGCATTGTTAGTTGGAAAAGGAATTTGGCATGATATGTATTGGAAAAAAGAAAATTCAGTATTGTGTGTGGCAGCATCTGAATATTATAATGAAGAAGACTATATAAGAGATTATGAAGATTTTCTTAGATATGTGAAAGAAGGTTATTGGAATGATGAAAATAAACTTTACTGA
- the rfbB gene encoding dTDP-glucose 4,6-dehydratase, giving the protein MTLLVTGVAGFIGSNFVYYYLRKHKDRKIIGLDSLTYAGNIDNLSKLNVEEKNRFTFIKGDINDTELLEKIYKENEIDGIINFAAESHVDRSIHDPQIFLKTNILGTQNLLHVFKKYYDKNKNHKFLQVSTDEVYGALGPTGYFTEKTPLNPHSPYSASKTSADLIAKAYHDTYDLNINITRCSNNYGPYQFPEKLIPLMINNALNHKDLPVYGDGKQIRDWLYVEDHCKAIDMVYENGKKGEVYNIGGHNEKENIEIVKTIINYLHEKTGDKEINENLIKHVKDRLGHDRRYGIDPTKIKEELRWEPTVMFNEGIKKTIDWYLENKEWMESVISGEYKEFYDKNYVD; this is encoded by the coding sequence ATGACACTATTAGTAACAGGGGTAGCGGGGTTCATAGGGAGCAACTTTGTATACTACTACCTAAGAAAACATAAAGATAGAAAAATAATAGGATTAGATAGTCTAACATATGCAGGAAATATAGACAACCTATCCAAATTAAATGTAGAAGAAAAAAATAGATTCACCTTCATAAAAGGTGACATAAATGATACAGAGCTACTTGAAAAAATATACAAAGAAAATGAAATAGATGGAATAATAAACTTTGCAGCAGAAAGCCATGTAGACAGATCAATACATGACCCACAAATATTCTTAAAAACAAACATATTGGGAACACAAAACCTACTACACGTATTCAAAAAATACTACGATAAAAACAAAAACCATAAATTTTTACAAGTATCCACAGACGAAGTATATGGAGCATTAGGACCAACAGGATACTTCACAGAAAAAACGCCATTAAACCCACACAGTCCATACTCAGCAAGTAAAACAAGTGCAGACCTAATAGCAAAAGCATATCACGACACATACGATTTGAATATAAACATAACAAGATGTTCAAACAACTATGGACCATACCAATTCCCAGAAAAGCTAATACCACTTATGATAAACAATGCTCTAAATCATAAGGACTTACCAGTATATGGAGATGGGAAACAAATTAGAGATTGGTTATATGTAGAAGACCATTGCAAAGCAATAGACATGGTATATGAAAATGGTAAAAAAGGTGAAGTATACAACATAGGTGGACACAACGAAAAAGAAAACATAGAAATAGTAAAAACAATAATAAACTATCTTCATGAAAAAACAGGAGATAAAGAAATAAACGAAAATCTAATAAAACATGTAAAAGATAGATTGGGACATGATAGAAGATATGGAATAGACCCAACAAAGATAAAAGAAGAATTAAGATGGGAACCAACAGTAATGTTTAACGAAGGAATAAAGAAAACAATAGATTGGTACTTAGAAAACAAAGAATGGATGGAATCAGTTATTTCTGGAGAATACAAAGAATTTTATGATAAAAATTATGTTGATTAA
- a CDS encoding ABC transporter ATP-binding protein: MIDIKIKEKKFDNLVVLKNINFKINEGEFISILGPSGCGKSTLLRTVGGFEDFDGTIKIEERIKEKPGRDVIMVFQDFNQLFPWLTIEKNILFALKHDNKNLKEHKSIAKEYINLVGLKDYADYYPHQLSGGMKQRAAIARALALKPTILLMDEPFAALDAQTRTILQQELLKIWEKVKTTIIFVTHNIQESIILGDKIVVMGTEPGHISKIYNNNLTRPRRPDTEGFTDLWHDLYTNLDQKRFLEKNVGK, from the coding sequence ATGATAGATATTAAAATAAAAGAAAAGAAATTTGATAATTTAGTAGTTTTAAAAAATATAAATTTTAAAATAAACGAAGGTGAATTCATATCTATTTTAGGGCCATCTGGTTGTGGTAAATCCACACTTCTTAGAACTGTTGGAGGGTTTGAGGACTTTGATGGAACAATAAAAATAGAAGAAAGAATAAAAGAAAAACCAGGAAGAGATGTTATTATGGTTTTTCAAGATTTTAACCAACTTTTCCCTTGGTTGACAATAGAGAAAAATATTCTTTTTGCTCTTAAACATGATAATAAAAATTTAAAAGAACATAAAAGTATAGCAAAAGAATATATTAATTTAGTAGGTTTGAAAGATTATGCAGATTATTACCCTCATCAATTATCAGGAGGAATGAAACAAAGAGCTGCTATAGCAAGGGCTTTGGCATTAAAACCTACTATTTTATTAATGGATGAACCTTTTGCTGCTTTAGATGCTCAAACAAGAACAATTTTGCAGCAAGAATTGCTAAAAATATGGGAAAAGGTAAAAACTACAATAATTTTTGTAACTCATAATATTCAAGAATCAATAATATTAGGGGATAAAATAGTTGTTATGGGTACAGAACCTGGGCATATATCAAAAATATACAATAATAATTTAACGAGACCACGTAGGCCAGATACTGAAGGTTTTACTGATTTGTGGCACGATTTGTATACAAATTTAGACCAAAAAAGGTTTTTGGAAAAAAATGTTGGAAAATAA
- a CDS encoding GNAT family N-acetyltransferase codes for MNKIRLRDLKISDIDYMREFVENDEISKNFVFTRYPYSKEKMISFIKSSWEDKNNVHYAITDENDNYIGTVSLKNINYIDKNAEYAIVIRKKYWGQKIALKATDKILFYGFNTLNLEKIYLNVLSNNIRAINFYEKYGFKKEGVFKNHIYHFGKYVDMEWYAFFKDDFNITKEVKS; via the coding sequence ATGAACAAAATTAGATTACGAGATTTAAAAATATCTGATATTGATTATATGAGAGAATTTGTGGAGAATGACGAAATTTCAAAAAATTTTGTTTTTACCAGATATCCATATTCTAAAGAAAAAATGATTTCTTTTATTAAATCTTCTTGGGAAGATAAAAATAATGTACATTATGCTATTACAGATGAAAATGATAATTATATAGGTACTGTTAGTTTGAAAAATATTAATTATATAGATAAGAATGCTGAATATGCGATTGTCATAAGAAAAAAATATTGGGGACAAAAAATAGCATTAAAAGCAACTGATAAAATATTATTTTATGGTTTTAATACTTTGAACTTGGAAAAAATATATTTAAACGTTTTGAGTAATAATATAAGAGCTATAAATTTTTATGAAAAATATGGTTTTAAAAAAGAAGGGGTTTTTAAAAATCATATTTATCATTTTGGTAAATATGTTGATATGGAATGGTATGCTTTTTTTAAAGATGATTTCAATATTACGAAGGAGGTAAAGTCATGA
- a CDS encoding pyruvate kinase alpha/beta domain-containing protein produces the protein MLENKIYFLNDGKEKNTINCIQKTVDFCTENHIKKIIINSTTGFTAKKAMETIKTQNLELIFVTHMSGYKEESINEFDLNLKKQIEKNGYKIFTGTHILKGIEASFQKYYNGIYPSIIFADALRTVSQGTKVIIESSIMVKDAGLISKDEWVAVISGSHRGADTSAFIKPSHSNNIKKFVFGGFITMKNKFF, from the coding sequence ATGTTGGAAAATAAAATTTATTTTTTAAATGATGGTAAAGAAAAAAACACGATAAATTGTATTCAAAAAACAGTTGATTTTTGTACTGAAAATCATATAAAAAAAATTATTATTAATTCAACTACTGGATTTACTGCAAAAAAGGCGATGGAAACAATAAAAACTCAAAACTTAGAATTGATATTTGTAACTCATATGAGTGGATATAAAGAAGAATCTATAAATGAATTTGACCTAAACTTAAAAAAACAGATAGAAAAAAATGGCTATAAAATTTTCACTGGTACACATATTTTAAAAGGTATAGAAGCATCATTTCAAAAATACTATAATGGAATATATCCATCCATAATTTTTGCTGATGCACTAAGAACAGTAAGTCAAGGCACAAAGGTAATTATTGAAAGTTCCATTATGGTTAAAGATGCTGGTTTAATAAGTAAAGATGAATGGGTTGCAGTTATTTCAGGTTCTCATAGAGGTGCTGACACTTCAGCTTTTATCAAACCATCTCATTCAAATAATATAAAGAAATTTGTTTTTGGCGGTTTTATTACAATGAAAAATAAATTCTTTTAA
- the rfbA gene encoding glucose-1-phosphate thymidylyltransferase RfbA: MKGIILAGGSGTRLYPITKSISKQLLPVYDKPMIYYPLSTLMLAGVREILIITNPEFINLFKELLGNGNELGLNIEYKVQEKPRGLADAFIVGEEFIGNDDVALILGDNLFFGQGFGPKLRKASSLEEGATIFGYYVKDPKSFGVVEFDENNKAVSLEEKPQKPKSNYAVPGLYFYDNSVVEIAKNLEPSERGELEITDVNKKYLEKGKLNVELLGRGFAWLDTGTHQSLLEAANFVEAVQKRQGMYISSIEEIAYRMEFIDKEQLVNLAKPLMKTDYGQYLMDIAENNI; encoded by the coding sequence ATGAAAGGTATTATTTTAGCAGGTGGAAGTGGTACAAGACTTTACCCAATAACTAAATCTATTAGTAAACAGTTATTACCAGTTTATGATAAACCAATGATTTATTATCCTTTGTCAACATTAATGTTAGCAGGGGTAAGAGAAATATTAATAATTACTAATCCAGAATTTATAAATTTATTTAAAGAATTATTAGGTAATGGAAATGAATTAGGGCTTAATATTGAATATAAAGTTCAAGAAAAGCCAAGAGGGCTTGCAGATGCATTCATAGTAGGAGAAGAATTTATTGGCAATGATGATGTCGCATTGATATTAGGGGATAACCTATTCTTTGGGCAAGGATTTGGACCAAAGCTTAGAAAAGCATCTTCTTTAGAAGAAGGGGCTACAATTTTTGGATATTATGTTAAAGATCCAAAATCATTTGGAGTTGTTGAATTTGATGAAAATAACAAAGCTGTTAGTTTAGAAGAAAAACCACAGAAACCAAAATCTAATTATGCAGTTCCAGGACTTTATTTTTATGATAATTCTGTTGTGGAAATAGCAAAGAATTTAGAACCATCTGAAAGAGGAGAGCTGGAAATAACAGATGTCAATAAAAAATATTTAGAAAAAGGTAAATTAAATGTGGAATTGTTAGGAAGAGGATTTGCTTGGTTAGACACAGGAACACATCAATCTTTGTTAGAAGCAGCGAATTTTGTTGAAGCAGTACAAAAAAGACAAGGTATGTATATTTCTTCAATAGAAGAAATAGCGTATAGAATGGAATTTATAGATAAAGAACAACTGGTTAATTTGGCAAAGCCATTAATGAAAACTGATTATGGACAGTATCTAATGGATATTGCTGAAAACAATATCTGA
- a CDS encoding glycosyltransferase gives MNVLIITRHYKRGGSETYLARKIRWYIDNNYNILLLVPKKGEIEKDFPDIFNKIDIIYYPKIEVNPSFFKKNKRKIDEQIINKINRFNPDFIESHNYPAGFWGDEISSKIKVKNFILLLTQKIKFGEINNLNLIRKQYNEKRLLPLNPFESNELLSINNILVEKIWDDKIYFPVSFSNDFIKNNEIPNNDVTKKIKNLKDNNYTIISTVCRLEPNRSDYISLLIEKYREIKEIIGNVVFLVVGNGTLFNNYKNKAKKIDKNIVFVGEVYPDPNYIYKLSDIYVGSAGTTSINSMLVSTPTIICDSKGKWFRIPFFNDSVFTSVDMKTDYTDFTQVLKLLLQKYKKIKEIQNNKSENEFSEDLVNKRFIKYATNYQHEIVNYNYEKTLYIKKNILKKFIVENLKYLPEKLIIKGWFFKKFLEGRL, from the coding sequence ATGAATGTATTAATAATAACAAGGCATTATAAAAGGGGAGGTTCAGAAACATATTTAGCTAGAAAGATTAGATGGTATATTGATAATAATTATAATATTTTATTGTTGGTTCCTAAAAAAGGTGAAATAGAAAAGGACTTCCCTGATATATTTAATAAAATTGATATTATCTATTATCCAAAAATCGAGGTAAATCCTTCTTTTTTTAAAAAAAATAAAAGAAAAATAGATGAGCAAATAATTAATAAAATAAATAGATTTAATCCTGATTTTATTGAAAGTCACAATTATCCTGCAGGATTTTGGGGTGATGAGATATCATCAAAAATAAAGGTTAAAAATTTTATATTGTTATTAACTCAAAAAATTAAATTTGGTGAAATAAATAATTTAAATTTGATAAGAAAGCAATATAATGAAAAAAGATTATTACCCTTAAACCCCTTTGAATCAAACGAATTATTATCAATAAATAATATTCTGGTAGAAAAAATTTGGGATGATAAAATATATTTTCCAGTATCTTTTTCAAATGATTTCATAAAAAATAATGAAATCCCTAATAATGATGTTACAAAAAAAATTAAAAATTTAAAGGATAATAATTATACTATTATTAGTACTGTATGTAGATTAGAACCTAATAGATCAGACTACATTTCTTTATTAATTGAAAAATACAGAGAAATAAAAGAAATTATAGGTAATGTTGTATTTTTGGTTGTTGGAAATGGTACTTTATTTAATAATTATAAAAATAAAGCTAAAAAAATTGATAAAAATATTGTGTTTGTAGGTGAAGTCTATCCTGACCCAAATTATATTTATAAACTTAGCGATATATATGTTGGTAGTGCTGGCACAACGTCAATTAACAGTATGCTGGTTAGTACTCCTACAATCATATGTGATTCTAAGGGAAAATGGTTTAGAATTCCTTTTTTCAATGATAGTGTATTCACTAGTGTTGATATGAAGACTGATTATACAGACTTTACTCAAGTATTAAAATTGTTGTTGCAAAAATATAAAAAAATCAAAGAGATACAAAATAATAAATCAGAAAATGAATTTTCGGAAGATTTAGTTAATAAAAGATTTATAAAATATGCAACTAATTACCAACATGAAATTGTGAATTACAATTATGAAAAAACCCTATATATAAAAAAAAATATATTAAAAAAATTTATAGTAGAAAATTTAAAATACTTACCAGAAAAACTTATAATTAAAGGCTGGTTCTTTAAAAAATTTTTAGAAGGTAGATTATGA
- a CDS encoding oligosaccharide flippase family protein, with translation MSRAKLFVENFLAYGFINVLNKIIPLLLLPVITRLLPNTEAFGFFDMFNLIIGFGTPLAVMGLYDAMFREYFEKDDQQYKYDVTTTTQRIILFNSIIISIVLIVFSSFFSNLFFGVSEHSNIIMFASVALLFSANRSPIQAPTRMENKRKIFVISGLLESGGYYLLSILLINLGFSYYGLIYAKIMTIPVLVLFFWFQNKKFFLKGKFNKKIAKELLKIGLPLTPVFLIYWVYRSMDRIMITNILGTSELGVYALGAKYAMVSQLIYTAFAGGWQYFAFSTMKDNDYKKMLGNIWEVLFIISTYFFILMFLFKDIIFKLLFEGDFVRGVEVFPFLVLAPLLLMLYQILGTQFQVTKKTYLSPLVLSIGVVVNILLNLYLIPIIGIKGAALATVMGYVISLLVTVIVVMNKKLITFRKRIYINILTFSILFVFYYFYFNDYKITIIVSILYIIISAISYFKIIKNYIKKLRR, from the coding sequence TTGAGCAGAGCGAAATTATTTGTAGAAAATTTCTTGGCATATGGTTTTATAAATGTATTGAATAAAATAATACCTTTGTTATTATTGCCTGTAATTACAAGGCTGCTTCCAAATACTGAAGCATTTGGTTTTTTTGATATGTTTAATTTAATTATTGGTTTTGGAACCCCTTTGGCAGTAATGGGCTTGTATGATGCTATGTTTAGGGAATATTTTGAAAAAGATGACCAACAGTATAAGTATGATGTAACTACGACTACTCAAAGGATAATATTGTTTAATTCTATTATCATTAGTATAGTATTGATTGTATTCAGTTCATTTTTTTCAAACTTATTTTTTGGAGTATCTGAACATAGTAATATAATAATGTTTGCTTCTGTTGCTTTATTGTTTTCAGCAAATAGAAGTCCAATTCAAGCTCCAACAAGAATGGAAAATAAAAGGAAAATTTTTGTTATTTCTGGTTTATTAGAATCAGGAGGTTATTATTTACTTTCTATCTTGTTAATTAATTTAGGATTTTCTTATTATGGTTTAATTTATGCAAAAATAATGACTATTCCTGTCTTAGTGTTATTTTTTTGGTTTCAAAATAAAAAATTCTTTTTAAAAGGGAAATTTAATAAAAAAATAGCAAAAGAATTGCTAAAGATAGGTTTGCCTTTAACTCCTGTTTTTTTAATTTATTGGGTTTATAGATCTATGGATAGAATAATGATAACTAATATTTTAGGAACTTCAGAATTAGGAGTTTATGCATTAGGAGCAAAGTATGCTATGGTTAGCCAATTAATTTATACAGCTTTTGCAGGTGGATGGCAATATTTTGCTTTTTCTACCATGAAAGATAATGATTATAAAAAAATGCTAGGAAACATTTGGGAAGTTCTTTTTATCATTTCAACTTATTTTTTTATTCTAATGTTTCTTTTCAAAGATATCATTTTTAAATTACTATTTGAGGGCGATTTTGTTAGAGGTGTAGAAGTTTTCCCTTTTTTGGTTTTAGCGCCGTTATTATTAATGCTTTATCAGATATTAGGAACTCAATTTCAAGTAACAAAAAAAACATATCTATCCCCTTTAGTTTTATCAATAGGAGTAGTAGTTAATATATTGTTAAATTTATATTTAATACCAATTATCGGAATTAAAGGAGCAGCTTTAGCTACAGTAATGGGATATGTTATATCTTTACTAGTTACTGTGATAGTAGTTATGAATAAAAAACTTATAACCTTTAGAAAAAGAATTTATATAAATATTTTGACCTTTTCTATTCTTTTTGTATTTTATTATTTTTATTTTAATGATTATAAAATTACAATTATTGTATCTATTTTATATATTATAATCTCAGCAATATCATATTTTAAAATTATAAAAAATTATATTAAAAAGTTAAGAAGGTGA
- a CDS encoding ABC transporter substrate-binding protein, giving the protein MKKNLVFLLLILVTIFSFSGKIRIAQQFGLGYAPLLVVKHMNLIEKYAPGTEVEWMTLGSGAAINEALIAGKLDIGSMGVGPYLIGVDKGAPWKMATPLVVQPLGLQTNNDNIKSLKDIKPTHRIALPSPGSIQHILLAMAAEKELGNARALDMNIVAMAHPDGANALISGSGGITAHFTSPPYIFEELKSENIHQVVDAFDAAGEKFTFLVSVATEKFHNNNPELYSAFVNAINEAMYEINYNTDEVAELLTQDFDLGKETIKEYLTWEGTNFTSTPYGIERFISFMKKVGYLRNDLDKNEELYWENVLAIIGKQN; this is encoded by the coding sequence ATGAAAAAAAACTTGGTATTTTTACTTTTAATTTTGGTAACTATTTTTTCTTTTTCTGGAAAAATTAGAATTGCTCAACAGTTTGGTTTGGGTTATGCACCATTGTTAGTAGTTAAACATATGAATTTGATTGAAAAATATGCACCTGGAACAGAAGTAGAATGGATGACATTAGGTTCTGGAGCTGCAATAAATGAAGCTTTAATTGCAGGAAAATTAGATATAGGATCAATGGGAGTTGGCCCATATTTGATTGGTGTCGATAAAGGTGCTCCTTGGAAAATGGCCACACCTTTAGTTGTACAGCCACTAGGACTTCAAACTAATAATGATAATATTAAAAGCTTAAAAGATATAAAACCCACTCATAGAATTGCTCTTCCATCTCCCGGAAGTATTCAACATATCTTATTAGCAATGGCTGCTGAAAAAGAACTGGGTAATGCCAGAGCATTAGATATGAATATAGTTGCTATGGCTCATCCAGATGGTGCTAATGCATTAATTTCAGGTAGTGGGGGAATAACAGCTCATTTTACATCTCCTCCTTACATTTTTGAAGAGTTAAAATCTGAAAATATTCATCAAGTAGTTGATGCTTTTGATGCGGCTGGAGAAAAATTTACTTTTTTGGTAAGTGTTGCTACCGAAAAATTCCATAATAATAATCCTGAATTATATTCTGCATTTGTTAATGCTATTAATGAAGCAATGTATGAAATAAACTATAATACAGATGAAGTAGCTGAATTATTAACACAAGATTTTGATTTGGGCAAAGAAACAATAAAAGAATACTTAACTTGGGAAGGAACAAATTTTACTTCAACACCTTATGGTATAGAAAGATTCATTTCATTTATGAAAAAAGTTGGATATTTAAGAAATGATTTAGATAAAAATGAAGAACTATATTGGGAAAATGTTTTAGCTATAATTGGAAAACAAAATTAG
- a CDS encoding DegT/DnrJ/EryC1/StrS family aminotransferase, which translates to MKINFTELKRGYEKYKKEYDKAAIEALESGWYILGKKVEEFENNFSNFVGAKHCVGVNSGLDALILAVRSLNIGRGDEVIVPANTYIATVLGITENDATPIFVEPDEYYNIDANKIEEKITDRTKAIMVVHLYGQAANMKRIKEIADKHNLYLIEDCAQSHGAKFEGKTTGTYGDIGCFSFYPTKNLGAFGDAGAIVTDNVEVAEKIKMLRNYGSQKKYHNKIEGINSRIDEIQASLLNVKLKHYNELRKQREKIANRYLSEITNPRVELPKARKGSEHVWHLFEIRTAERDKLQAYLRNNGIGTQIHYPIPPHLSEAYEYLGYKKGDFPITEKLADTLLSLPIYDGMKDEEIDYVIKIINEYES; encoded by the coding sequence ATGAAAATAAACTTTACTGAATTAAAAAGAGGCTATGAAAAATACAAAAAAGAGTATGATAAAGCTGCAATAGAAGCCTTAGAATCTGGATGGTATATATTAGGCAAAAAAGTAGAAGAATTTGAAAATAATTTTTCAAATTTTGTGGGAGCTAAACATTGTGTTGGAGTTAATTCTGGTTTAGATGCATTGATTTTAGCTGTTAGATCTTTAAATATTGGAAGAGGTGATGAAGTTATTGTTCCAGCTAATACTTATATAGCAACAGTATTAGGTATTACAGAAAACGATGCTACACCAATTTTTGTTGAGCCAGATGAATACTATAATATAGATGCCAATAAAATAGAAGAAAAAATAACAGATAGAACAAAAGCTATAATGGTTGTCCACTTATATGGACAAGCAGCAAATATGAAAAGAATAAAAGAAATAGCAGATAAACATAATCTATATTTGATAGAAGATTGTGCCCAAAGCCATGGAGCTAAATTCGAAGGAAAAACTACAGGAACCTACGGAGATATAGGATGTTTTAGTTTTTATCCTACCAAAAATTTGGGTGCTTTTGGAGATGCTGGAGCTATAGTCACAGATAATGTTGAAGTAGCAGAAAAAATAAAAATGTTAAGAAATTATGGAAGTCAAAAAAAATACCACAATAAAATTGAAGGAATTAATTCAAGGATAGATGAAATACAGGCTTCTTTGTTAAACGTGAAATTAAAACATTACAATGAATTGAGAAAACAAAGAGAAAAAATTGCAAATAGATATTTATCTGAAATAACAAATCCAAGAGTTGAGTTACCAAAAGCCAGAAAAGGTTCAGAACATGTTTGGCATTTGTTTGAAATAAGAACAGCAGAAAGAGATAAATTACAAGCATATCTAAGAAATAATGGAATAGGAACTCAAATACACTATCCAATCCCCCCTCATCTTTCTGAAGCCTATGAATATTTAGGGTATAAAAAAGGTGATTTCCCTATTACTGAAAAGTTAGCAGATACTTTATTAAGCTTACCTATCTATGATGGAATGAAAGATGAAGAAATTGATTATGTTATAAAAATTATTAATGAATATGAGAGCTGA
- a CDS encoding ABC transporter permease produces MKRNIKISLAFIIIISLWELFPRLGIVSPLSLPPFSAVIKYFIESILDLSLVTRSLTSLRIILYGYGLGVSIAFFLAVLGIIFDDFWAFLRSLSAILHPIPGIALLPLAILWFGIGEFSIIFVIIHSVLWPMLLNAYSGFKNIDKTQLEVGKNLGLNKTQIVLQVMLPSAFAELITGLKISWARAWRALVSGEMVFGASGASGGLGWFIYEKRFFMDTAGVFAGLIMIALLGIIVEYFIFGLIQKNTIEKWGMQIANL; encoded by the coding sequence ATGAAAAGAAATATAAAAATATCTTTAGCATTTATAATAATAATAAGTTTATGGGAACTATTTCCAAGATTGGGAATAGTTTCTCCATTGTCCTTACCGCCTTTTAGTGCTGTAATAAAATATTTTATAGAATCAATTTTAGATTTATCTCTAGTAACTAGATCTTTAACTTCACTAAGAATTATTTTATATGGCTATGGATTAGGCGTAAGCATAGCGTTTTTTTTAGCAGTCTTAGGAATTATATTTGACGATTTTTGGGCTTTTTTAAGATCTTTAAGTGCAATTTTACACCCTATTCCTGGGATAGCTTTACTGCCTTTGGCAATATTATGGTTCGGTATTGGTGAATTTTCAATTATTTTTGTTATAATTCATTCTGTTTTATGGCCAATGCTTTTAAATGCTTATTCTGGATTTAAAAATATCGACAAGACTCAACTAGAAGTAGGTAAAAATTTAGGATTAAATAAAACTCAAATAGTACTACAAGTAATGCTTCCTTCTGCTTTTGCAGAGTTAATAACTGGGTTAAAAATAAGTTGGGCAAGAGCATGGAGAGCATTAGTTTCTGGTGAAATGGTCTTTGGCGCTTCTGGTGCTTCAGGTGGGCTAGGCTGGTTCATTTATGAAAAAAGATTTTTTATGGATACTGCTGGTGTTTTTGCTGGTTTGATTATGATTGCCTTATTAGGTATAATAGTAGAGTATTTTATTTTTGGCTTGATACAAAAAAATACTATTGAAAAATGGGGTATGCAAATTGCAAACTTATAA